A single region of the Lycium barbarum isolate Lr01 chromosome 2, ASM1917538v2, whole genome shotgun sequence genome encodes:
- the LOC132627000 gene encoding probable L-ascorbate peroxidase 6, chloroplastic/mitochondrial isoform X2, translating into MATNSLSLTGAGASPLLPSATSASTTARLSLSFSPKCLRSSPLLPHIFHYRKRSLVETSSSSARRRFTTLKCAAASDPAQLKSAREDIKELLNTTFCHPILVRLGWHDAGTYNKNIEDWPQRGGANASLRFDVELKHGANAGLVNALKLLQPIKDKYAGVTYADLFQLASATAIEEAGGPKIPMKYGRVDVPAPEGCPEEGRLPDAGPPSPSSHLRDVFYRMGLNDKEIVALSGAHTFGRSRPERSGWGKPETKYTKDGPGNPGGQSWTVQWLKFDNSYFKDIKERRDEDLLVLPTDAVLFEDSSFKEYAEKYAVNQDVFFKDYAEAHAKLSNLGAKFDPPEGFSIDNNSTEGQPEKFVAAKYSSGKD; encoded by the exons ATGGCAACTAATTCTCTTTCCCTCACCGGCGCCGGAGCCTCTCCTCTCCTTCCCTCCGCCACGTCAGCCTCCACTACGGCCAGACTTTCCCTTTCATTCTCCCCTAAATGCCTCCGATCATCTCCTCTCCTTCCCCACATATTTCACTACCGG AAGCGATCGTTGGTTGAAACATCATCATCTAGTGCAAGAAGAAGATTCACTACATTGAAATGCGCCGCCGCTTCTGATCCTGCTCAGTTGAAAAGTGCAAGAGAGGACATCAAAGAGCTCTTGAACACCACCTTCTGTCATCCCATTTTG GTTCGCTTGGGCTGGCATGATGCTGGAACTTATAACAAGAATATCGAGGACTGGCCACAAAGAGGTGGAGCTAATGCAAGCTTAAGATTTGACGTTGAACTAAAACATGGAGCAAATgctg GACTTGTAAATGCACTGAAACTTCTCCAGCCAATCAAGGACAAGTATGCTGGTGTGACATATGCAGACTTATTTCAGTTGGCCAGTGCAACTGCCATTGAG GAGGCTGGAGGCCCAAAAATTCCCATGAAATATGGGAGAGTAGATGTTCCTGCACCCGAGGGATGCCCTGAAGAGGGAAGGCTTCCTG ATGCTGGTCCCCCTTCCCCTTCTTCTCATTTGCGAGATGTCTTCTACAGAATGGGACTAAACGATAAG GAAATTGTCGCACTTTCTGGGGCACACACGTTCGGGAGATCCAGACCAGAGCGTAGTGGTTGGGGCAAGCCAGAAACGAAATACACG AAAGATGGACCAGGAAACCCCGGAGGACAATCATGGACTGTCCAGTGGTTGAAATTTGACAATTCCTACTTTAAG GACATTAAAGAGAGACGAGATGAAGATCTGCTAGTTTTGCCAACAGATGCGGTTCTTTTTGAAGATTCTTCATTTAAG GAATATGCAGAGAAGTATGCTGTAAATCAAGATGTATTTTTCAAAGATTACGCGGAAGCCCATGCCAAACTGAGCAACCTTGGAGCTAAATTTGATCCTCCTGAG GGTTTCTCAATAGACAATAATTCTACAGAAGGTCAGCCAGAGAAATTTGTGGCAGCAAAATACTCAAGCGGAAAG GATTAA
- the LOC132627001 gene encoding uncharacterized protein LOC132627001 gives MLIRRIQYLHHFRFFSNTAAAAILPPDLEQQQQHYPKPDPKYDETIHAVVRVASGKNISAKERKAGRVPSIVFEQEDGQHGGNKRLISVKTNQIRKLVTHLGRSHFLSRLFDLEVRPDFESNDVIEKVRVLPRKVHLESGSDAPLNVTFIRAPPSALLKVEVPLVFIGEDVSPGLKKGSYLNIIKRTVKFLCPADVIPPYIEVDLSELDVNQKLLMGDLRVHPALKLIQPKDHPVVKIAGARVSDQKKSK, from the exons ATGTTGATCCGACGCATTCAATACCTCCACCATTTCCGTTTCTTCAGCAACACCGCCGCCGCCGCCATTCTTCCACCAGAcctagaacaacaacaacaacactaccCTAAACCCGACCCCAAATACGATGAAACTATTCACGCAGTTGTTCGTGTCGCTTCGGGCAAGAACATCTCTGCTAAAGAGAGGAAAGCTGGAAGGGTACCTAGTATTGTGTTTGAACAAGAGGATGGACAACATGGTGGTAATAAAAGGCTGATATCTGTAAAGACTAATCAGATTAGGAAACTTGTTACTCATCTTGGCAGGTCTCATTTCTTGTCTAGGTTGTTTGATCTTGAAGTTAGACCCGATTTTGAATCTAATGACGTTATTGAGAAAGTTCGGGTTCTCCCAAGAAAG GTTCATCTGGAATCTGGTTCAGATGCACCTCTTAATGTTACCTTTATAAGAGCTCCACCAAGTGCATTATTAAAGGTTGAAGTTCCTCTTGTATTTATAGGAGAGGATGTGTCCCCCGGTTTGAAGAAAG GGTCATATTTGAACATCATCAAGAGAACGGTAAAGTTTCTATGCCCAGCGGATGTCATCCCTCCCTACATTGAGGTCGACTTGAGTGAGTTGGATGTTAACCAAAAGTTGTTAATGGGTGATCTGAGGGTTCATCCAGCTTTGAAACTTATCCAACCAAAGGATCATCCTGTTGTCAAGATTGCAGGAGCAAGAGTTTCGGATCAAAAGAAATCTAAATGA
- the LOC132627000 gene encoding probable L-ascorbate peroxidase 6, chloroplastic/mitochondrial isoform X1: MATNSLSLTGAGASPLLPSATSASTTARLSLSFSPKCLRSSPLLPHIFHYRKRSLVETSSSSARRRFTTLKCAAASDPAQLKSAREDIKELLNTTFCHPILVRLGWHDAGTYNKNIEDWPQRGGANASLRFDVELKHGANAGLVNALKLLQPIKDKYAGVTYADLFQLASATAIEEAGGPKIPMKYGRVDVPAPEGCPEEGRLPDAGPPSPSSHLRDVFYRMGLNDKEIVALSGAHTFGRSRPERSGWGKPETKYTKDGPGNPGGQSWTVQWLKFDNSYFKDIKERRDEDLLVLPTDAVLFEDSSFKEYAEKYAVNQDVFFKDYAEAHAKLSNLGAKFDPPEGFSIDNNSTEGQPEKFVAAKYSSGKRELSDAMKQKIRAEYEGLGGSADKPLPTNYFLNIIIVIGVLAVLTYLFGN; this comes from the exons ATGGCAACTAATTCTCTTTCCCTCACCGGCGCCGGAGCCTCTCCTCTCCTTCCCTCCGCCACGTCAGCCTCCACTACGGCCAGACTTTCCCTTTCATTCTCCCCTAAATGCCTCCGATCATCTCCTCTCCTTCCCCACATATTTCACTACCGG AAGCGATCGTTGGTTGAAACATCATCATCTAGTGCAAGAAGAAGATTCACTACATTGAAATGCGCCGCCGCTTCTGATCCTGCTCAGTTGAAAAGTGCAAGAGAGGACATCAAAGAGCTCTTGAACACCACCTTCTGTCATCCCATTTTG GTTCGCTTGGGCTGGCATGATGCTGGAACTTATAACAAGAATATCGAGGACTGGCCACAAAGAGGTGGAGCTAATGCAAGCTTAAGATTTGACGTTGAACTAAAACATGGAGCAAATgctg GACTTGTAAATGCACTGAAACTTCTCCAGCCAATCAAGGACAAGTATGCTGGTGTGACATATGCAGACTTATTTCAGTTGGCCAGTGCAACTGCCATTGAG GAGGCTGGAGGCCCAAAAATTCCCATGAAATATGGGAGAGTAGATGTTCCTGCACCCGAGGGATGCCCTGAAGAGGGAAGGCTTCCTG ATGCTGGTCCCCCTTCCCCTTCTTCTCATTTGCGAGATGTCTTCTACAGAATGGGACTAAACGATAAG GAAATTGTCGCACTTTCTGGGGCACACACGTTCGGGAGATCCAGACCAGAGCGTAGTGGTTGGGGCAAGCCAGAAACGAAATACACG AAAGATGGACCAGGAAACCCCGGAGGACAATCATGGACTGTCCAGTGGTTGAAATTTGACAATTCCTACTTTAAG GACATTAAAGAGAGACGAGATGAAGATCTGCTAGTTTTGCCAACAGATGCGGTTCTTTTTGAAGATTCTTCATTTAAG GAATATGCAGAGAAGTATGCTGTAAATCAAGATGTATTTTTCAAAGATTACGCGGAAGCCCATGCCAAACTGAGCAACCTTGGAGCTAAATTTGATCCTCCTGAG GGTTTCTCAATAGACAATAATTCTACAGAAGGTCAGCCAGAGAAATTTGTGGCAGCAAAATACTCAAGCGGAAAG AGAGAGCTCTCGGATGCTATGAAACAAAAGATTCGAGCAGAATATGAAGGTTTGGGAGGAAGCGCAGATAAGCCTCTCCCAACGAACTATTTTCTCAATATCATAATTGTGATTGGTGTTTTGGCAGTTTTGACATATTTGTTTGGAAACTAG